The following proteins are co-located in the Streptomyces sp. NBC_01198 genome:
- a CDS encoding vWA domain-containing protein — translation MTGRDFEAEALSCDNRRQVMYWRLLARLFDHEEQAALESASLAVVEDIGLPPALLDPQASVDSVVQRHPELAAEFDGLMVPPPDPAAEGEADQEAGAGSGGDLRDRAAEVRRAALVSKVLLNVFATGTGPVTAGGLSRWQSDAGWLERALGCAPGDLRGGRSPGGATAGGGTGTGRGVSPYGSGGGGATPDLSRLIPAIGPELGAIEADLVKRMQLREVLADPRLAARLTPSMSLIEQLLRDKNNLSGVALANAKSLIRRFVDEVAQVLRTQVEKAAVGAIDRSVPPKRVFRNLDLERTIWKNLTNWSPEEEQLYVDRLYYRQTARRTTPQRLIVVVDQSGSMVDSMVNCTILASIFAGLPRVDVHLIAYDTQALDLTPWVHDPFETLLRTNLGGGTDGTVAMALAQPKIAEPRNTVVVWISDFYEWRSEPLFEAMAAVHRSGARFIPVGSVTSAGRGSVNPWFRERFKDLGTPVLSGHIRKLVHELKTFLA, via the coding sequence ATGACCGGGCGCGATTTCGAAGCCGAGGCGCTCTCCTGCGACAACCGCAGGCAGGTGATGTACTGGCGGCTGCTCGCCCGGCTCTTCGACCACGAGGAGCAGGCAGCGCTGGAATCGGCCAGCCTGGCGGTGGTCGAGGACATCGGCCTGCCGCCCGCGCTGCTCGACCCGCAGGCCTCCGTCGACTCCGTCGTGCAGCGCCACCCCGAACTGGCCGCCGAATTCGACGGCTTGATGGTGCCGCCGCCCGACCCGGCGGCGGAGGGCGAGGCGGACCAGGAAGCCGGCGCGGGCTCCGGCGGCGACCTGCGGGACCGGGCCGCCGAGGTGCGGCGGGCCGCGCTGGTCTCCAAGGTGCTGCTCAACGTCTTCGCGACCGGCACCGGCCCTGTCACCGCCGGCGGATTGTCCCGCTGGCAGTCCGACGCCGGCTGGCTGGAGCGGGCCCTCGGCTGCGCGCCGGGCGACCTGCGCGGCGGCCGCAGCCCAGGCGGCGCGACGGCCGGCGGCGGTACGGGGACGGGCCGGGGCGTCAGCCCGTACGGCTCCGGCGGCGGGGGCGCCACCCCGGACCTGAGCCGGCTGATCCCGGCGATCGGGCCGGAACTGGGCGCCATCGAGGCCGACCTGGTCAAGCGGATGCAGCTGCGCGAGGTCCTGGCCGACCCGCGGCTCGCCGCCCGGCTGACCCCGAGCATGTCGCTGATCGAGCAGCTGCTGCGGGACAAGAACAACCTGTCAGGCGTCGCGCTGGCCAATGCCAAGTCGCTGATCCGCCGCTTCGTGGACGAGGTCGCCCAGGTGCTGCGCACCCAGGTGGAGAAGGCCGCGGTCGGCGCGATCGACCGCTCGGTCCCGCCCAAGCGGGTCTTCCGCAACCTGGACCTGGAGCGGACGATCTGGAAGAACCTCACCAACTGGAGCCCGGAGGAGGAGCAGCTCTACGTCGACCGGCTCTACTACCGCCAGACCGCGCGCCGGACGACTCCGCAGCGGCTGATCGTGGTGGTGGACCAGTCCGGCTCGATGGTCGACTCGATGGTCAACTGCACCATCCTGGCGTCGATCTTCGCCGGACTGCCCAGGGTCGACGTGCACCTGATCGCCTACGACACCCAGGCGCTCGACCTCACCCCGTGGGTGCACGACCCCTTCGAGACGCTGCTGCGCACCAACCTCGGCGGCGGCACCGACGGCACGGTGGCCATGGCGCTCGCGCAGCCGAAGATCGCCGAACCGCGCAACACGGTCGTGGTGTGGATCTCCGACTTCTACGAGTGGCGGTCGGAACCGCTCTTCGAGGCCATGGCCGCCGTCCACCGCTCGGGAGCCAGGTTCATCCCGGTCGGCTCGGTGACCAGCGCCGGCCGCGGCAGCGTCAACCCGTGGTTCCGGGAGCGCTTCAAGGACCTCGGCACACCGGTGCTCTCCGGCCACATCCGCAAGCTCGTCCACGAACTCAAGACCTTCCTCGCCTAG